Part of the Zingiber officinale cultivar Zhangliang chromosome 6A, Zo_v1.1, whole genome shotgun sequence genome, CTCCTCTAACCGCTATAAATAGCTTTTCCTCCATCATCGCTATATCCTCCAATAATTCAGTTGTTCTTCTCCTTGTTGGCTGAGACAGGCAGAAGGCATGGTTCGCGGGACGCTCGAAGTCCTCCTCGTCGGAGCCAAAGGCCTCGAGGGCACCGATTTCCTCAGTACGATCCCTAATTGAATCTAAATCTCCGATCACTGATAGTGCAgtttaaaagattaaaatttcCCTCGATTTACACGATTTTTTTTTCTCGTTCACAACCCCCAaataaaaattgttttttttttggtgcGGTAATCATCCTACCAACACTGATCTCCGCTATCGATCTCTTCCCTCGATCAAATATTCCACCTTTGCTACCTTCAATCAATCCCTTTTTGATTGATCACTCCACTGATCTTGCTTACGGATGGGAACAGGCAACATGGATCCCTATGCAATCCTCACATACCGGTCACAGGAACAGAGGAGCAGCGTCGCATCTGGTATGATACATATAAACCCCTTTTCGTGTTCCATTGCTTACGGTGATGCTCAGAATGTGACTAGATGTGCAGGGAAAGGCTGTACTCCTGAATGGAACGAGAGCTTTGTGTTCACCATCTCCGACGGTGTCGCAGAACTCACCATCAAGCTCAAGGACAGCGATATGTGCACGGCCGATGATTCCGTTGGAGATGCAACGTGAGTTTCATATTGAAGAAAGCATACTCTTTATGTTCTTTGTTTAAGCTCAGACTGTTCTGATCGTGTATCTTTCAGCATTCCTTTAGAAGCAGTCTTTCAAGAAGGAAGACTCCCTCCTACTGTCTACAATGTTGTCAAGGATCAAAAATATTTTGGAGAGATTAAAATTGCTCTATCCTTCACTCCAGAAGTATTTTTTTCCTCTCAGTAACTATCTCATTCTTTCCATTGTATTTGGATGCCTCGAGAACCATATGCTGATTAACTTTGCAGGAAAATACTGATCGGGATTTCGACAAGGAGAGCTATGGTGGATGGAAACAATCCTCCTGAAAGCATGATGTGTTTCGTCACATTCTACTTCAATGTAAAGTGTGTTAGATCATATTCTTCTGATCCATTTGAAAATGCTAATTAATCTAAAATGTACTTCATTTGCTCAACTTCGTTAATCAATTATGACACTTTTTTTTTATCTGATTACTTTTTAGAATAACAAAATGATCATGTTTGGCCTGTTCCTTCGTTTGATAATAACATGGCAGTCATCCTCAGAATAAGTAAATAGTTTTACATGAATCCTAAAACATTTAGGATTAACCAAAGTCGATAAATTACTGATGGAGAATAATGATTAGAAAAGATCATAATATACAGGTAataaattgttaattttttttaaaaaaaaaaaaacagaataaaCAACTTGCCTACAGTTAGCAGGTTGAATTCACTTGCCCGAGA contains:
- the LOC121994160 gene encoding elicitor-responsive protein 3-like, giving the protein MVRGTLEVLLVGAKGLEGTDFLSNMDPYAILTYRSQEQRSSVASGKGCTPEWNESFVFTISDGVAELTIKLKDSDMCTADDSVGDATIPLEAVFQEGRLPPTVYNVVKDQKYFGEIKIALSFTPEENTDRDFDKESYGGWKQSS